The Mixophyes fleayi isolate aMixFle1 chromosome 9, aMixFle1.hap1, whole genome shotgun sequence DNA window AGTACATCTTTTGCTAAAAAACTAGTGAATCCTGTGACTCCACTGAAACGTGCAGCGAAGAAGTGAGAAATATACGGGACGATCATATTGATAATAGAAGCTTGTGCGACATCGCATACAAGTGAGCAACAAAGTCAGGTCACAAATTGCTGTGAATTACATTAAGGGAAGAATAGGAAAGAAATACAAGTACATCTTTTGCTAAAGAACGAGTAATATGAATAAGTGATGTAGAAGAAGAAATGTtagttatatttaaattatatttaaaaaaaataataaagtgagtGGTAAGCTAGAAGGGGGAAGGTTGACTGCGATACatttgttacctaggagactgcaggtCAACACTCCAATCTATGAAGCTTTAGGTTTCTGTCCACTGTCCTATATGAATTTGGTTAAGCATAGACATTTCAGCACTTCAGTTATATAATCCAGGCTTTGGTACCCTTAGTACTGTCTTTCCCTTAAACTTTCAGGGATATAAAAGGAATGGAgacaatatataaaagagaagtaCCAAAAGGGAAAGGTGTACAATTGTATTGTAGATTATATAATGATATTCCTCCCAATTTTCTATACACAGCTTCCTAATTGGGGGGGATGGACTGGTTTATGAGGGACGAGGTTGGACAACTCAAGGAAATCACACAAAAGACTACAGCTCCAACTCCATCGGTATCAGCTTCATGGGAAACTTCACCGGTAGGTGGGAGCAGAATATAATAAGTGGTAGACATGGGGGGTAACAATGCACATAGGGGTAATGAGTTGCAATCTTTGTACCTTATCTCCCCTTTTACTACTGTATAAAGCTTTAAACAATCCTTATTATCATGTTCTACATCAAATTATTTTTCGTCATTTATTAACTCTTATTTCTCCATTCCCACAGTTGAGGTCCCCAGCAATCCAGCTATAGATGCAGCTAAAAGTCTCATTGCTTGGGGGATGTACAACCATACCATCAGTAAATGTTATATATTGAATGGGCATTACTCACTCTCTCCAGAAGACAGTCTCTACAGTGAAATCAAGGGCTGGCGAGACTTTCAACCTTGAGATGAATCCTCTGGTTCTCATCATATCTAGACATATTTACTACTGATTTCACTAAATCCAACCAACCAATTTCACTCACGTAGATTTGATAGAGCTTCGACAAAGACAAGAAGATGCTCAGAATCTCGGTCTGTCCTTATGTGCTCAGCGAGAGCCTTTCTAATGAATTTTGATTTAAATGATAATCTGGATAACAATTGGCGTTCAGATATTTGCTTTGTTAGAGATTAAAGAAAATATGCTTTGCATCTATCACCTACCACAGTCTGCTgggttctttttttaaaatgaaatgaccaccccatcagcctctctctgtAGGATAAAAGATGGGCACAGTGAATGATCCTACTGCTCGGGCACCGGAGCAAAATCGTCCGAGATCCGGATGTTCTGCACAATGGTCAATAGTCGGATCACTTCCGGCTTCACTGGGGTCCATAAAGGAGTTTCCATCAACATTTACCCATAATGCCGGATTATAGTCCCATCAGTTTCAATCAGATTATTATCTGGCATTCTTCTCTGTTATCAGGACAATTATCCAATATTGCTGGTGATATCACAGTGTGTGTGACCTGTATGTGCAGCAGCTAATTGTGTTTCAGTGAACTgcaacaaagtcaaacaatagtCCTGGCTGTCTGCCAAGTCCTTGTATAGTGAATAGGAGAGAGGGGATGTGAGAGGGCAGATaactaacttttttttaacagagtTGACACATTTTAGAGTAAATCTCcaactcacaagtagataggtaaGAAACATGTTTAGTATATGCTTATTCATCTACCAGAAGGCAGCAGAAAATGTAAACTAATGCattgcaaatcatcttatcagTTGAGAGATGTGAattaaaaaacacaacaacattAACAACAACAGGATTTacaactatatatttttaaaataaatttcatgttaattttatgtacagataATAGAAGGATAACTCTGTATAATCTGATGACACTCCATAGATCATCCCCAGTCTTGCAGAACAGATAAGTGCACCCATCATATATAGAGGGGGGGCAGCTATTtttgggttgaaccaatattctcAAATATGCCGTCTATCCAGGAACTAATGATATCACTGAGGTAGGAGACACTTGGTGATAATTAACTTAGTACCTCATGCCTCATGATGTCAACAGTTCCTAATGAATTAATTGGCTGAATAGAGAATAGTGATGTCACACAATAAACATGTTACAGACATCCCATGTCATTAAGCAAACtcgttatgtgtgtgtgtaacattaaacCAACCAGTGTGTTCATAAATCCAGTTATACAATCGTACAATATGTGATGGTTACATCTGACTGATACAACTTGAAACTACACAACAAATGCTGTGATACAGGAGCTGTCTCTGTGCTCATGGTCTTACTCTCAGATGCTTCTCTGCTCCCAGGTTCACTTGGTCTGAGTTGCATCAAACTGCAGCTAGAAATGTACTTCAAAATAGGGAAGATAACTGTCCTTGTACCCAGCAGCTCTCAGTGCCAACCCTGAGTCATGGATCAGCTCTCAGTGCCAACCCTGAGTCATGGATCAGCTCTCAGTGCCAACCCTGAGTCATGGATCAGCTCTCAGTGCCAACCCTGAGTCATGGATCAGCTCTCAGTGCCAACCCTGAGTCATGGATCAGCTCTCAGTGCCAACCCTGAGTCATGGAAACTAAAGCCTGTATGATATTCCAGCATTGCTCCATCCCTCAGTGTGGTCAGAGAGCTGCTGGTGTGTACAGACCAGATTATCTCCATAGGAAACAAGGTCCCCTTTTTGAAGACCATTCTATCTGCATTTGATGCCACTTAACGTATCTCAGATCAATGGATCTCAGAGACAGTGACCGGGCTTAAGGATCCTTAATTGAAGGTTGTAAGAAGAAATCTCActgtgtacaaaacagaataagcAAACTCACGTCCAAGTACGTAGGTAACTGATTTCATGTCTAAGGGAACCGCTGAGAAGAAACATTCAACCCACAAAACATCTCAGCACATTCTTATACTCCAGGTATTTGTGCAAACACCGAAAACATCATCTCATGAAAAGCAAAATCActaaaataaatcacataaaGCAGCTATTTTACCTTAAGATGAGCTGCCACTTGCTGGGATATTACTATTCCTGTTATAGATGTTAAGCTGTCCTTAAACATAACTTGTTCATCTTCTACCCTTCATTCAGACCCACCCAGCGTCCTTTGCTGCAAGTCaacattttgcatttgttattgCTGTGAGGACATTAGTTACTTCTGTTTTCTTGCCTGGTCAGCACTGACGTCCTTCCATTCTGCAGAAGGTGGTCTCTGAGAGACTACTTAGGTCAGCAGAGTCAATCATTATGACACTGCTGGCTGGAATACAGGTTGGCTGCACATGTACAGCAAGATAACTATCTCCATGTCAGGTGGGGGGTGCAGGTGGGACTGATGATactaaaataaagttttttaggcataaaatgaaaaatacaacaaaaaaactaGTAAAGTAAGCAGATGTTATAGCTGCTAAAAGTATAAAAGCAGATCAAGTTTATTATTATAACAACAATGTTCCTTTTATAAAGGGCAGATTACCTGCTCTCCATCCCAGTGAGCTGGGTTAGTGTATATATAGACCACTTAAACAAATGGCAACTTATGCTACATATGTAGCTATTTAATAATTACTGTGGTAAAGTTCCCCCATGTAATTATAGAGATTACTATTCTGGTCTCATCTTTGCTAAAGTATCA harbors:
- the LOC142101936 gene encoding peptidoglycan recognition protein 1-like gives rise to the protein MIRLLVLLSVLCVAANGCPNIVTRLDWKAKDYTCTEDLTTPVKYVIIQHTEGASCLTKTKCIAEVKIIQKADAMTTCGIGYNFLIGGDGLVYEGRGWTTQGNHTKDYSSNSIGISFMGNFTVEVPSNPAIDAAKSLIAWGMYNHTISKCYILNGHYSLSPEDSLYSEIKGWRDFQP